In the genome of Populus trichocarpa isolate Nisqually-1 chromosome 10, P.trichocarpa_v4.1, whole genome shotgun sequence, the window ttaagccaaagtgaaaatgaaaaaaaaaaaaaaaaactcaaaacaagaATGCAAACTTAAGTTTCATTTTCAAGGCGCACTGCCCTCTCCCTTGTATAGTCCTGACCTTACCCTCGGAGGCATCCATCTCAGCTATGGCCTGACTCGTAAGCGTTCTGAAATTATATGCTAAAGACACGACCCTGGCCCAACCTTAGTCCTGGTCCTTGCTCGATCCCTAGATGTCTCAGGCTAGACAATCCACAGACTTGACCATCGAAAGTCCGGACTCAATCCTTAGGTGTCCTATCCTCCACCCCTACACCTAGACTCGATCCCGACCCGAGCCCCTGCATCTCAAACTCGACCTTAGGTGCTCCGAACCCAGCCTAGGCCCGATGTTGGGCATCTTCGGTTAGGTGATGCATGTCCATTCCCTAACATCACCAACCCGACCTAACTCACGGgttgtaaaaattaattctaaaatttttaaaaatcattttttaaaaaaacaacttgatgccagtttatatttttatataaaaaaataatttttcacatgttttttcttcttctaattttaaaaaataaaaacacagaacatagaaagaaaatatgatCTCAAACAGCACCTAATCATATTTactgtgatttttgttttgataaatgtgTCGTTTTAATAATTACTCTACCTCAAAAACTTACTTTATTATTTGCTAATAGTAAAATCATCGTCACCAAAATGCGATAAAGAGCTTCGCAGGTTGACGTGGCCTGAAGCAACTGGTTGCAAATTCTCCGTCACCATAACTACATAAGAGACGTTTTTGTATAGGACCCAGACAGTCGCTgcgcaaaacaaaaaaacatggtcAGTCACACATCTACCAGGGCACGCACCAGTGCCAACTGAGGCCTTGTGAACTGGGAAGAGAAAGAACCGAGGAGGAGAACGCGTCACAACTCGGTGAGTCCACAACAACAAGGGCTCTCTTTTATCATCTAGGACGAGTTCAGGTTCTTCATTATTGAAACCCTTTTGATGTTCGTCTATTTTGATGCACTCATTACGCGAAAGTtagtgttttttctattttcccgCTTCTAACTAATTTAGTAAAGGTTTTGTCTTTGTTTCATATGGGAGCatgctatttttcaattctgtaaagtttttctttgttgtcagTAGTTACTTTTTTTCATAAGGATTTTTGGTTAAAGCCAGGTTTATgggtatgttttgtttttgtcataTCTGTTTTTCTTCAACACGAGAGAAGTCAAGAAGGCAAGAAATGTTAAGAGCTTATTATTTTGGACTTTTTTAACTATGAAAATGTTGTATTGAAGTGAATAAAGTGAATGAAGATGAGTTAAGAGGCTATTAATCAAATTTCTGTGCTTTCTTATGTAAAATGCTATGTTATTGTCTGGTTGAAAGGGACTGATGAGTGCATTGAATTAGTTAATTATGCTTTACCTGGAAGAGGAGAGGACTCTAAATACCTGTTGTTATGTAAATGCGTAAATGAATGGAGTTATTTGGTTTCAGGAATAcgtataattttcttttgatatgaTACAATTCTGGGCCCTTGTAAATCAGAAAATAGGAATGTGTGtctataaaacttaattaacaTGTGGTTCATCATTGTGCATTTTGTTTGGACACTGCAAAAACACAAGTTACAGACCTAATTTGGGTTTAGATTGAAAGTATAGATTTAAAATGGAGTCACACATAAGGCTATGCCAGGGTTACCATGTGTAAATGATTTTGAAACCCTTCACCAGTTTTTGGGGGTCCTAGCAAAGACTCTTGCACATAAACAATAACCATAATACCTGTATGAAACAATTGAAACATATGATGATTCAACCATTACTTtgaagtacttttagttgagtgATAGAAAGTTTAGCTCTTATGGGAGCTAAGACATGGTTGAGTTGAGTTGTATAGAAGAACTGCAAATACCTTTGCTGACTAGGTAGAGGCAATTGACGCTCTAGTCTGATGTAGGAGAACTTGCTGTAGTTAAGACTTATAATTTTCTGCAAGACTACTAGACAACCATCTATATTTTCTGGTCCTTTGATTGGTGCAGTggtttcttcttgttgttgtttcatACTCCAGGCATATGCatacttgaaaaacaaaaacttaaaataagcTTAGGGTTATTGCAATATGTTGATCCCTCTCTACTCTTTCGAACTTTATCCTTACTTTCAGTGCTTTCTCTCCTTTGTTTTACTTTTACCGTAAAATAAAGGAGTTGAAATTTATTCTCCTCTTCACTCCAAGGCAATATAGTTGACATGGATGGAAAACTTCCCCTCTGAAACCTTGGGGATGTTTGATCATGTGAGCAAAGGATGAGATAGCTAATGGCTGCATGGTTTAAAATCTGCCTATGGGCTCTGTGGGCTAAAATGTTGTTTAATTCAACCTCATTCACTGCATGCCTTTCTGGATGTTGAGCGCAAGAGGGCCCCAAGTTCCAACTGCATTTTTAAGTTTTGGGCTTAACAATTCTGCTGCTGTCTTTTGCGGTTTCTGTTCTGGTTCATATTTTCTTCCAAGTCGGCTGACTAGTAACATGTGTAtagaattctttaaaaatttcttttagttAATAATAGTATCTGTGCAAACCCTGGGGGACCAAAATAATGCATGGGGCTACCTAGTTAATTCAAGAGGTAGTGTGTTTGGCTTTGTGGTTTGGTTTGCAATAGTCTGTCTGCTAGGAGTCTCTTCATAAAGCTATGCTCTCGGTTTCTTCTTTCCATTATTGTTTATTAGCATATCTAAAGCATTTTAGGTGGTGCCACTTAAGTTTGGTAAGACATGACAAATTATCCTCAAATAGTGGTAGTTGACTAACTGGTCCTTAATGTATTCTCGGTAATTTGCACCTCAGGAGTCTTTTCTGTATAGCTGATTATTCTCGGTAAAGCTCCGAAACCGGAACTGAGATTGATTTATTTCTTACCTTTTGGTTTATGACAGGTGAAAAaagtggaaaaaggaaaaaaaatgtttctcaAAGTGCAGTTGCCCTGGAATGTCATAATACCAGCTGAGAACCTGGATGCCAAAGGACTAATGCTCCAAAGGTCAATTGTTGTCTGCCTTTTAGCTGACTTTGCTAAAAAACGGGCCACCAAAGATCTCGGATACTATCTTGCTGTCTCAACTTTGGAGAGCATAGGGGAGGGAAAAGTCAGGCAGCACACAGGGGATGTTCTATTTCCTGTTGTTTTCAGTGGTATCACCTTCAAGATTTTCAAGGGGGAGATCTTAGAGGGGGTTGTTCACAAGGTGCTCAAGCATGGGGTTCTCTTGAGATGTGGGCCAATTGAGAATATCTATCTCTCTAGTATGAAAATGCTAGATTACCGCTATGTGCCCGGAGAAAATCCAGTTTTCTTGAATGACAAGACGTCAAAGATTGAAAAAGATGTGGTGGTTCGTTTTGTTGTGCTTGGAACAAAATGGTTAGAGGCAGAAAGGGAATTCCAGGCTCTGGTCAGTTTAGAGGGTGATTATCTTGGACCGGTGTCTTAAAGTTCTACCTTGCACTCAGCTGGAGTATCATATCTTCTGAAGTTTTCTAATCAAATTAGTTTAACTGCCAGCTTGTTGGTTGTTTCTGTAGTATTGTATATCCTTGTGCCACTCTACTCCTTTTTGTGATTGTTGTCTTGGAGTTCTTGCAACTTCAGTGATTGCTAGACTATATGTTTAGCAACTTGATGTTTCCTTTTGTATGCAGATGTTGACAAATAGTATAATTGATTCGAGGACATCTCATCTTTTGTTGATGTGTTTGTGTACCAATTCTCTTagcttttatattgttttgaactCATGTTTTGCGAGGGAAAGTTGAGAACCGAAACTCAGTAGTTGGTGATGCGCAGGTGGTCAATGATATTCTATACTTTTGTGAAGTTTAAAACCTAGCCTCAGCTATATTGGCTTAGTTTCCCTTCAATCTACTTCTCTCAAATATTTTCTGAGCTTACTCCAGTCACAACCAGAGAAAGCAAATATTTGTCCGGGAGTCTTCCTGCCCAATGAACACAATTGGGTAGCGCGTGCACATTCAAATGCAACCGCGTTGCCGCAGAGCTCTCATGTTACAATGCGGAGTAGAATTTCTAACATGACCCACAAATGTGGAATCATGCCGCAGCTGATTGCCCTCTTGCTGCAAGGTGCAACTTCTTTGATTGACTATACTTTAAAGTTGTTTGGTTGAGTATTTCATTATAGTGTTGGAGCCTGGTTTATGGTTCCACAACTTGGAAACTTTGCCAGTAAAATTTGGCAATGAATCTTCAAGGGTAATCTAGTTTCAACAAGAACAATTCATTCAAAAGACGGGAAAAGAGTATTCAGgacatgatcaaaataaaaaacctcaaaGTTGATGTATATTGTATGTATTTATGAATCTTTCTTCTGACCTGCAGATTTACACGCTTCATAGCCTCATTATTGCAAGCAAAGCAGAAACCGATAACTTTTCCCATCACTGCACACGCCACAAGCATCCCCCATTTGATaccttgaaaaacaattaatcaggTTACTTCAGAATCTATATCAAATTTGTCTGGGGCTAACCCCAGATCCTGCTTCAGAAAGAAGTGCCGTCCTACTCATCATGAGAACTCCACATTGTTTTTCCACACCGGTGTCAAAATTTTGGTGTACCCTGTTCCTGTTAaccaaacaacaatgcagcagCCGCTAAATCTAAAACAAGGGAAATTCATAGGGAGGCGAATTTGTGGAAAAGAGCTGGGTAAAGGGTGGCtacatataaattaactaaaaattatcatcattataAATCAGCAAATAGAGTATAACATCATTAAGGTAAATTTGGAGCATACATTAAATGTAGACCATTAAGTGAAAAAAAGGAATTCATTACGAGAATTCATGAAGAGGATAAGGATCTTCCTACAGACGAGTCAAATAATGATCCCTCCAGATTATTCCAAAAACCCTCTCAAAAGCTCCAATCTCATAAATACAGCTCATGGTCTTGTATTTGTAAAACCATCGTAGAAATAACTGATATCTAAACAAGGAATAGATCAAGCGTACCTTTACATTCATAACCATTCTACACAATACATATCCTTTATAAAGTACCACTTCAAACATATTATTCCTTTCTTTAGTTCTATAATCCAAACATAATCATACAGCTTAATTAtccaaaggggaaaaaaacaacaatgcaaaataaaaaagttcacaATATATCATTGCTCTATTATTTTGCAACTGAATAAAGCACCCTCTCGAACAGGTAAATGGAAGATAAAAGCAAAACTTTATTTCTAAGTGTCAAGTGTTTGTGTAACGCAGAAGTTGCAACTAAGAGCCATTGTTCCAAGTGCTCACAATAACCATTAAGATGACACTTTTTGCTTGAAAGAAAACAGTATAACAAGAACATGACATGCTTTGATGAAAATCCAACACATAAACACATAAGCAGCTCCACTGCTAGACTATCTACCTCTCCTCCTCGCCTACAATAGTTCAAAGAATGAAACGTGATCCATGTAAGAGGGAATGAGGTATAACAACCCTTggttcaaaataaacaaacggACAGGTTACATTGCTCTACTAAAAACCTTATTCTACTCAAAATGAAGTActaatcattttcaaaaaacgTTCAAGAAAGTTCTGACCactaaatgaagaaaagaaaagaaaaaaagtaatggAATTAAGCAGCAACAGAAGCtttcttcttccctttcttGTTTTCATGTGACTTATCATCTCCCTTTATCATTCTTGAGAGTATATCAGCCTGCTTTGTGTTTCCCTCCTGGTTAAGACTCTTAATCAAATCCTCATAGCTCCTCCAACTAGTGACTCCTCCTTTCTCCATAATTTTACACAAAATTGAATATGCATTGAGAGTCTTCCCTGCTGCTAAGAGAGCATCCAACACTTTATCATAGCTTTTAAAGTCTATGTCACAGTCCCTCTGCAATCCAAAATCTAACAACTTAAGAGCAGCAATGGTCTTGCCCTTTTCAGAAAGAATGGACAGAAGACTATCAAAATTGACATTACACTGACTACTCATGAGGAGATCAATGCGTCCAAGGGCTTCCTCTTCATGACCTCTCATGAGAAGAGCTTCCAAAATCTTAGCAACCAAGTCCATGTTCTCTTTCACCCCCTTCTCCACCATACTTTTCATCACACGACTAGCAGTTTGAACCCTACCATCTTCATACAAACTCTCCATCACTGACCTGAATACTGATGAATCTGGAAGGTGTCCATCTTCAATCATACTATCCAAAGCTGTTTTAGCATCAGCTGGCTCACCTTTCCTCAAGTAGCTCTCGATAAGCAACCTGTAAGCATCAGCATCTCGGGGGATTCCTTTCCTACCCATGATCTTTAGAATTTCAAAAGCAGAATCAGGAGTTCCTTCTTTTGCATGCCCACAGATCAAATTATTAAAGGCAAGAGGATCCTCAACACCCTTTTTCAACAGCTGCCGGAATAAGATTTCTGCTTTTCCAGTCTGTCCATGGCTGCACAAATACTGAATAACTGGGTTATAAGCACCAGACTCCATTTCCAAAGTACTCTGTGGccttaaaataatatcattctcAATGAGCTTATCCACAAACTTCACTGCCTGATCGTACTCCTCAGCCTTGCAGAAATTCTCTATCAAGACACCATAATGTCCAGCTTCTGATGGAATGCTCAACTTAATCATTCCATCAAGCACATCCACAGCCGCTTTCAAATCCCCAGCCTTGCACTGACTGTTCAACAACTTCAGGAAGATCGAATTATCCTTGGGTGCAATGCGTCTCCTCACCATTTCCTTCAAAATATCCTTAGCCTCAGTCATTTTCCCAGCATCACAAAGATCTGGCAACAAAGTCGTATACGTCACATTATTAGGCTTAATACCAACCGACTTCATCTCTTCAAGCAACCTCAACCCATCATTAATTCTATCCACTGCAAAATACCCTTTAATCATGGTCGTATAACTTATCACAGTAGGTGCAATATCCTTTGCCTTCATCTCAGCAAACAACTTCTCAGCCTCCTCCATCCTCTTATGCCTATAATATCCATTAATCATCGTATTATAAGTAACCACATCCGGAGATATCCCTCTAACCTTCATATCTTCATAAAACCTGACTGCAGTTCGCAACCTCATTGACAAAAAGAAGCCCCATATCAACACATTATAAGTATGCCTAGTCGGCCCAATCCCTTCATCTAGCATCTtattaaaaaaccttttggccATCATATACCTCCCTTTCCTCACAATAACCTTAAACAAAGCATTATAACTCTTAACACTCCTCTCCACacccaattctttcattttagaAAACATCTTAACAGATTCTTGAACTATCCCAGCCTTACCATAACTATCgattaacaaaacaaacatatcCTCATCTAATTCAAAACCCTTCTTAGGCATATCTTCTAAAACAATACAACGGGCGTGATTAAGCATAGAATATCTACCCAAAATCTGGATAATCTTCATGTGGGTTTCGCGGTCGTGTTGAATTAAACCCGCCCGTTCAACCCACCTGAAGAATTGGAGCGCGTGATCGGGCTTTCGAGCTCCGTGCAAAACATTATAAACTAAAGAATGATCGAATTCGGGCACTAGAGCTCGAATCGAATTCTGCAACCGGGTCGTCCAGTCCCGATTAGCCATCATTCTACAAATTATATCCTCTAGTTTTTCAGGGCTTCGATGCTGCTGCTTAGCTCTCGGGATTCGCTGGTATTGTTTCTCTTGAGCCACATTTGGGGTTTCGGTTTTTGGGTCAGGTTTCGGGCCTGGAGATGCGGTTGTTTCTGGGTTAGGGGAGATAGGATCTTCACCTGGAGCTGGAATTGAAGTGCAGAAATGGAGGTAGGGTGTGAGTGAGATTTGACAAACCCTAGGTTTTAACTGAAATGGTTTAGAAAAAGCGATATGGTACCCCATTTTTCTTGTGAGAAATGGTGAAATACAGAAAGAGGTCTAAACAACTACTTTATGTTCTTTCCTGGGAGCTGTTAGAGTAAGAGAAGCGGGAGGGTTACAGGGATGCTACGCTGACACTAGGGTTTAAGGGAGGTGAAGCAATAGTTTGTGGgtttattcaaattaatccCTCAAGTTTAAGTTCTTTCACAACCAACTCCTTAATCTTTTGCTCCCTCAAGTTTAAATGATTTCACAACCAACTCCTTAATCTTTTGTTTTCCCATTAATCTCCTCATAGCAGTGCCCCCTTCCAAGTTCcaccaaaatctattaatttttcttgggGTGAACAATAGAGGCAAGGCTCTAAAATAAGCTTTGACTTGAATGATAAATGGATTGTTTTCGGGAATACTccgaagataatttttttttttataaaggcaTTACTTTGGGTGAAAATATCTTTTTCTATGAGAGCCTAGAAAAAAGATATAGTCTAATTATGTTATAAagcaatttttaaaatcttaattaaatgaTGACGAGAGCTCTATCGGGAATATTATTCAGTAATTTCATGgtgaatgatttttataatatgatttttataaatttaatttttataaattatattaggggtgattattttcgattcggttcagtttttatcaaaaaaaagtaacaaaaaaccaaaatcggttcaaaccgactaGTTTCGGTTAGGTTATTTTGGGAAAAAACCGGTTtaaaccggtttgactcggttttttcctgtttagcttggtttttttccagtttgggttcggttcagtGTTTTtggtttcagacttataaaattgaaccgaaccggtcgtttttaaaaaattctaatctgTCATCATTTCACCATTTACTTTCTTGTCACCATCCTTCTTGCTGTAATGTCCTTCATCTATTTCTTTTCCATGGCTATAATTGAGGTTGGTGTTGATGGTTTCCTCTTCCTTCTCAGCATGTCCATCCAGGTTGATAACCTTTTGCAAACTTGACCCAAGACCGGCCCTGTTGAATAATCCCTATCTGCAGGACAGCATATGAACTTTAAGCGCagcaaaagaaattgaaaaacaattgtagTTCAGTATTCTTGTTGAAATGTCTAGTAATCTGCGCCCGGTAAGTTACGCAGGCTTCCCTTGGCATTTAGTAAATTACTATCATTTGCTCCAACAATATCCTGGACGTTCAGATTTTCCTTCTTGATTGCCATTTTATCCACCCTACTGTTCTCTAACAAAGTTGTATCTTCACACAGGGATGCAGCAAGGCAATGGAGAGGTGTGTTCCCCTAGTATCCTTCTGATTTAAAAGGGTGCTGAGCCATAGATTTTTATGGAGATACTCCTCTGCTTCCGGCTCTCCACGGCAAAGTGAAGGACATTCCAACTTTTCTGGTCAACCAGTTCACAACAATCTGGGCAGCGTGATATGAGCTCTCTCATCACGAGTACATGGACTCGGCCTGCTGTAGTGTGGAGAGCTGTCCTTTTCCCTTCTTGTCACCGATGTAAGCAGCAAATTTATCGCATTCCACTAACAATTTCAAGTACTCTTTTGAGTTCTTCAAAAAACATATGATATTAATGTGCTTTTATCTTAAACAAGTGTCACAATATAATCTTGATTGAACAACAGCTTCTTCTGGATTCACTATACAAAATAATGCCCCTATTAATTAGCCAAAGACAACGGAAAAATACACCACCTTAATCATTGTAATACACTGCTGCACGCAAAGCTGTTCTGCCATCGGGGCCCTGATAAATGGCTGCTGTGCAAGTTCCTAATATTTGAGCCACCATGTTTTTGAATCCCCTCTCTAAAGCCATGTAGAGTGGAGTCTCACCAGCATCATTTTCAGCATACACAAAATCAGGGTCATCTTTGGTCGATTTGCTCACCACTGCAATATGATCATGCCGCTCTGCCCCGTACAAGGCTGTGTCGTTCTGGTAGTCATTCTTAGCATCTGTCTTGCTTCTCCGTACTCCTTTCAAAGTCTTCGATTAGCTTTTGCACTTGCAACAAGGAATTGTACTATTGTATGGTGCCCATATCTAGCTGTAATGTGCTAAGGAGTTTCGCCGTTGGAATTTGTCTGCAATAACAGGGACGGACACTTCTCAAGAATAACCATGAGAAATTGGGATGACTTTGTTTTGGCAGATGGGGGAGGGACATTGCTAACTCCTCGCTGCAGCTTTTGTGGTACTGATGAAAACCATGCTTTACTGATCTCGGGGACTCTATTGATTGGTTCATATATCTTCTCAGATAAGGCTGTGATGTAAATATGGAGAACTGTGTTTCTGTTTGGGGTCACTAGGCATTGGAGTTGATTTGTATATTCCAGAAAGGTTTCAGTTTCACCCTCTGCAGCCGCCTTATATAGTTCAGAGTCGATGCATGTAAAAACATGAGTTTGGTCTGCTTTGCTTGTTTCACCACGAATGGAGCATACATTTTCCTCCATCTGGATCAGTTTAGGATCCACCTGCACTTCCTATCTTTGGTTAGGTTGTTGTTACTACTTTCCCCAGATGCTGCAATCTGAATTTAAGTAGACATGTATAATTGCTCTCTCAGCTCTTTCATATATCATATACGAAGCACTCTTTCCACATACGAAGTC includes:
- the LOC18102490 gene encoding DNA-directed RNA polymerase V subunit 7 — protein: MFLKVQLPWNVIIPAENLDAKGLMLQRSIVVCLLADFAKKRATKDLGYYLAVSTLESIGEGKVRQHTGDVLFPVVFSGITFKIFKGEILEGVVHKVLKHGVLLRCGPIENIYLSSMKMLDYRYVPGENPVFLNDKTSKIEKDVVVRFVVLGTKWLEAEREFQALVSLEGDYLGPVS
- the LOC7473559 gene encoding pentatricopeptide repeat-containing protein At2g37230, whose protein sequence is MGYHIAFSKPFQLKPRVCQISLTPYLHFCTSIPAPGEDPISPNPETTASPGPKPDPKTETPNVAQEKQYQRIPRAKQQHRSPEKLEDIICRMMANRDWTTRLQNSIRALVPEFDHSLVYNVLHGARKPDHALQFFRWVERAGLIQHDRETHMKIIQILGRYSMLNHARCIVLEDMPKKGFELDEDMFVLLIDSYGKAGIVQESVKMFSKMKELGVERSVKSYNALFKVIVRKGRYMMAKRFFNKMLDEGIGPTRHTYNVLIWGFFLSMRLRTAVRFYEDMKVRGISPDVVTYNTMINGYYRHKRMEEAEKLFAEMKAKDIAPTVISYTTMIKGYFAVDRINDGLRLLEEMKSVGIKPNNVTYTTLLPDLCDAGKMTEAKDILKEMVRRRIAPKDNSIFLKLLNSQCKAGDLKAAVDVLDGMIKLSIPSEAGHYGVLIENFCKAEEYDQAVKFVDKLIENDIILRPQSTLEMESGAYNPVIQYLCSHGQTGKAEILFRQLLKKGVEDPLAFNNLICGHAKEGTPDSAFEILKIMGRKGIPRDADAYRLLIESYLRKGEPADAKTALDSMIEDGHLPDSSVFRSVMESLYEDGRVQTASRVMKSMVEKGVKENMDLVAKILEALLMRGHEEEALGRIDLLMSSQCNVNFDSLLSILSEKGKTIAALKLLDFGLQRDCDIDFKSYDKVLDALLAAGKTLNAYSILCKIMEKGGVTSWRSYEDLIKSLNQEGNTKQADILSRMIKGDDKSHENKKGKKKASVAA